In Asterias rubens chromosome 10, eAstRub1.3, whole genome shotgun sequence, the following proteins share a genomic window:
- the LOC117295754 gene encoding secretory carrier-associated membrane protein 1-like isoform X5, translated as MEPSPPPYSPSAAQPAPTPGQEDLLRRQEELERKAAELQRREQQMRSAQYSTRVNNWPPLPSFCPMQPCFYQDFAVDIPLEFQRIVKIGYYIWITYVTLLFCNVIVSFMLLLSGTESTGGVVFGLSILFVIIWTPCSFVCWYRPVYKAFRSDSSFSFFMFFFVFGVQFLCTVVQAIGIDQWGSCGWINGFTTIGEAAGAFPTAVGVMMLIMGLLFTLLAIGMAVYLTRVHGLYRSTGASFQKAQEEFARGVVTNPGVQSAAKDAGRAAATGAADAAVGGVSASLSPQSMNKM; from the exons ATGGAGCCATCACCACCACCATATTCCCCTTCGGCCGCCCAACCA GCACCAACCCCAGGGCAAGAGGACCTTCTAAGGAGACAGGAAGAACTTGAGAGGAAAGCAGCTGAACTGCAGAGACGCGAACAGCAGATGCGAAGTGCACAGTACAGTA ctcGTGTTAACAACTGGCCACCCTTACCAAGCTTCTGCCCAATGCAGCCATGTTTCTATCAAGATTTCGCAGTTGACATTCCCCTGGAGTTCCAACGTATCGTCAAAATTGGCTACTACATTTGGATAA CTTATGTGACTCTGCTGTTCTGCAACGTCATAGTGTCATTTATGTTATTGCTGTCTGGAACTGAAAGCACTGGAGGAGTAGTCTTCGGCTTATCCATTCTTTTTGTAATCATTTGGACACCGTGCTCATTTGTATGCTGGTATCGGCCTGTTTATAAGGCATTCAG AAGTGACAGTTCCTTCAGTTTCTTTATGTTCTTCTTTGTCTTTGGTGTACAATTTCTGTGTACCGTTGTGCAAGCGATAGGAATCGACCAATGGGGATCATG TGGTTGGATTAATGGCTTTACCACCATCGGTGAAGCCGCAGGAGCGTTTCCTACTGCAGTTGGCGTCATGATGCTCATCATGGGACTGCTATTCACACTACTTGCCATAGGCATGGCTGTTTATCTCACAAGG GTACATGGCTTGTACCGGAGCACAGGGGCCAGTTTCCAGAAAGCCCAGGAGGAGTTTGCGCGAGGAGTAGTGACCAACCCTGGTGTTCAGTCTGCAGCTAAGGATGCCGGTAGAGCAGCAGCAACTGGTGCTGCTGATGCCGCTGTGGGTGGTGTTAGTGCATCCTTGAGTCCACAGAGCAtgaataaaatgtaa
- the LOC117295754 gene encoding secretory carrier-associated membrane protein 1-like isoform X4: MFSKTTTAKKTTPTVVPPTKPAVMEPSPPPYSPSAAQPAPTPGQEDLLRRQEELERKAAELQRREQQMRSAQYSTRVNNWPPLPSFCPMQPCFYQDFAVDIPLEFQRIVKIGYYIWITYVTLLFCNVIVSFMLLLSGTESTGGVVFGLSILFVIIWTPCSFVCWYRPVYKAFRSDSSFSFFMFFFVFGVQFLCTVVQAIGIDQWGSCGWINGFTTIGEAAGAFPTAVGVMMLIMGLLFTLLAIGMAVYLTRVHGLYRSTGASFQKAQEEFARGVVTNPGVQSAAKDAGRAAATGAADAAVGGVSASLSPQSMNKM; the protein is encoded by the exons ATGTTTAGTAAG ACAACCACAGCCAAGAAGACAACACCCACTGTAGTCCCACCCACTAAGCCAGCCGTTATGGAGCCATCACCACCACCATATTCCCCTTCGGCCGCCCAACCA GCACCAACCCCAGGGCAAGAGGACCTTCTAAGGAGACAGGAAGAACTTGAGAGGAAAGCAGCTGAACTGCAGAGACGCGAACAGCAGATGCGAAGTGCACAGTACAGTA ctcGTGTTAACAACTGGCCACCCTTACCAAGCTTCTGCCCAATGCAGCCATGTTTCTATCAAGATTTCGCAGTTGACATTCCCCTGGAGTTCCAACGTATCGTCAAAATTGGCTACTACATTTGGATAA CTTATGTGACTCTGCTGTTCTGCAACGTCATAGTGTCATTTATGTTATTGCTGTCTGGAACTGAAAGCACTGGAGGAGTAGTCTTCGGCTTATCCATTCTTTTTGTAATCATTTGGACACCGTGCTCATTTGTATGCTGGTATCGGCCTGTTTATAAGGCATTCAG AAGTGACAGTTCCTTCAGTTTCTTTATGTTCTTCTTTGTCTTTGGTGTACAATTTCTGTGTACCGTTGTGCAAGCGATAGGAATCGACCAATGGGGATCATG TGGTTGGATTAATGGCTTTACCACCATCGGTGAAGCCGCAGGAGCGTTTCCTACTGCAGTTGGCGTCATGATGCTCATCATGGGACTGCTATTCACACTACTTGCCATAGGCATGGCTGTTTATCTCACAAGG GTACATGGCTTGTACCGGAGCACAGGGGCCAGTTTCCAGAAAGCCCAGGAGGAGTTTGCGCGAGGAGTAGTGACCAACCCTGGTGTTCAGTCTGCAGCTAAGGATGCCGGTAGAGCAGCAGCAACTGGTGCTGCTGATGCCGCTGTGGGTGGTGTTAGTGCATCCTTGAGTCCACAGAGCAtgaataaaatgtaa
- the LOC117295754 gene encoding secretory carrier-associated membrane protein 1-like isoform X1, with the protein MTDYDSNPFADPEAANPFQDPSVQQATSNSSRGLEEFNPFEERNSQTTTAKKTTPTVVPPTKPAVMEPSPPPYSPSAAQPAPTPGQEDLLRRQEELERKAAELQRREQQMRSAQYSTRVNNWPPLPSFCPMQPCFYQDFAVDIPLEFQRIVKIGYYIWITYVTLLFCNVIVSFMLLLSGTESTGGVVFGLSILFVIIWTPCSFVCWYRPVYKAFRSDSSFSFFMFFFVFGVQFLCTVVQAIGIDQWGSCGWINGFTTIGEAAGAFPTAVGVMMLIMGLLFTLLAIGMAVYLTRVHGLYRSTGASFQKAQEEFARGVVTNPGVQSAAKDAGRAAATGAADAAVGGVSASLSPQSMNKM; encoded by the exons GACCCCTCGGTACAGCAAGCTACCAGCAACTCCTCCAGAGGACTGGAGGAGTTCAACCCTTTTGAGGAACGCAATTCACAG ACAACCACAGCCAAGAAGACAACACCCACTGTAGTCCCACCCACTAAGCCAGCCGTTATGGAGCCATCACCACCACCATATTCCCCTTCGGCCGCCCAACCA GCACCAACCCCAGGGCAAGAGGACCTTCTAAGGAGACAGGAAGAACTTGAGAGGAAAGCAGCTGAACTGCAGAGACGCGAACAGCAGATGCGAAGTGCACAGTACAGTA ctcGTGTTAACAACTGGCCACCCTTACCAAGCTTCTGCCCAATGCAGCCATGTTTCTATCAAGATTTCGCAGTTGACATTCCCCTGGAGTTCCAACGTATCGTCAAAATTGGCTACTACATTTGGATAA CTTATGTGACTCTGCTGTTCTGCAACGTCATAGTGTCATTTATGTTATTGCTGTCTGGAACTGAAAGCACTGGAGGAGTAGTCTTCGGCTTATCCATTCTTTTTGTAATCATTTGGACACCGTGCTCATTTGTATGCTGGTATCGGCCTGTTTATAAGGCATTCAG AAGTGACAGTTCCTTCAGTTTCTTTATGTTCTTCTTTGTCTTTGGTGTACAATTTCTGTGTACCGTTGTGCAAGCGATAGGAATCGACCAATGGGGATCATG TGGTTGGATTAATGGCTTTACCACCATCGGTGAAGCCGCAGGAGCGTTTCCTACTGCAGTTGGCGTCATGATGCTCATCATGGGACTGCTATTCACACTACTTGCCATAGGCATGGCTGTTTATCTCACAAGG GTACATGGCTTGTACCGGAGCACAGGGGCCAGTTTCCAGAAAGCCCAGGAGGAGTTTGCGCGAGGAGTAGTGACCAACCCTGGTGTTCAGTCTGCAGCTAAGGATGCCGGTAGAGCAGCAGCAACTGGTGCTGCTGATGCCGCTGTGGGTGGTGTTAGTGCATCCTTGAGTCCACAGAGCAtgaataaaatgtaa
- the LOC117295754 gene encoding secretory carrier-associated membrane protein 1-like isoform X2: MFSKDPSVQQATSNSSRGLEEFNPFEERNSQTTTAKKTTPTVVPPTKPAVMEPSPPPYSPSAAQPAPTPGQEDLLRRQEELERKAAELQRREQQMRSAQYSTRVNNWPPLPSFCPMQPCFYQDFAVDIPLEFQRIVKIGYYIWITYVTLLFCNVIVSFMLLLSGTESTGGVVFGLSILFVIIWTPCSFVCWYRPVYKAFRSDSSFSFFMFFFVFGVQFLCTVVQAIGIDQWGSCGWINGFTTIGEAAGAFPTAVGVMMLIMGLLFTLLAIGMAVYLTRVHGLYRSTGASFQKAQEEFARGVVTNPGVQSAAKDAGRAAATGAADAAVGGVSASLSPQSMNKM, from the exons ATGTTTAGTAAG GACCCCTCGGTACAGCAAGCTACCAGCAACTCCTCCAGAGGACTGGAGGAGTTCAACCCTTTTGAGGAACGCAATTCACAG ACAACCACAGCCAAGAAGACAACACCCACTGTAGTCCCACCCACTAAGCCAGCCGTTATGGAGCCATCACCACCACCATATTCCCCTTCGGCCGCCCAACCA GCACCAACCCCAGGGCAAGAGGACCTTCTAAGGAGACAGGAAGAACTTGAGAGGAAAGCAGCTGAACTGCAGAGACGCGAACAGCAGATGCGAAGTGCACAGTACAGTA ctcGTGTTAACAACTGGCCACCCTTACCAAGCTTCTGCCCAATGCAGCCATGTTTCTATCAAGATTTCGCAGTTGACATTCCCCTGGAGTTCCAACGTATCGTCAAAATTGGCTACTACATTTGGATAA CTTATGTGACTCTGCTGTTCTGCAACGTCATAGTGTCATTTATGTTATTGCTGTCTGGAACTGAAAGCACTGGAGGAGTAGTCTTCGGCTTATCCATTCTTTTTGTAATCATTTGGACACCGTGCTCATTTGTATGCTGGTATCGGCCTGTTTATAAGGCATTCAG AAGTGACAGTTCCTTCAGTTTCTTTATGTTCTTCTTTGTCTTTGGTGTACAATTTCTGTGTACCGTTGTGCAAGCGATAGGAATCGACCAATGGGGATCATG TGGTTGGATTAATGGCTTTACCACCATCGGTGAAGCCGCAGGAGCGTTTCCTACTGCAGTTGGCGTCATGATGCTCATCATGGGACTGCTATTCACACTACTTGCCATAGGCATGGCTGTTTATCTCACAAGG GTACATGGCTTGTACCGGAGCACAGGGGCCAGTTTCCAGAAAGCCCAGGAGGAGTTTGCGCGAGGAGTAGTGACCAACCCTGGTGTTCAGTCTGCAGCTAAGGATGCCGGTAGAGCAGCAGCAACTGGTGCTGCTGATGCCGCTGTGGGTGGTGTTAGTGCATCCTTGAGTCCACAGAGCAtgaataaaatgtaa
- the LOC117295754 gene encoding secretory carrier-associated membrane protein 1-like isoform X3: MTDYDSNPFADPEAANPFQTTTAKKTTPTVVPPTKPAVMEPSPPPYSPSAAQPAPTPGQEDLLRRQEELERKAAELQRREQQMRSAQYSTRVNNWPPLPSFCPMQPCFYQDFAVDIPLEFQRIVKIGYYIWITYVTLLFCNVIVSFMLLLSGTESTGGVVFGLSILFVIIWTPCSFVCWYRPVYKAFRSDSSFSFFMFFFVFGVQFLCTVVQAIGIDQWGSCGWINGFTTIGEAAGAFPTAVGVMMLIMGLLFTLLAIGMAVYLTRVHGLYRSTGASFQKAQEEFARGVVTNPGVQSAAKDAGRAAATGAADAAVGGVSASLSPQSMNKM, encoded by the exons ACAACCACAGCCAAGAAGACAACACCCACTGTAGTCCCACCCACTAAGCCAGCCGTTATGGAGCCATCACCACCACCATATTCCCCTTCGGCCGCCCAACCA GCACCAACCCCAGGGCAAGAGGACCTTCTAAGGAGACAGGAAGAACTTGAGAGGAAAGCAGCTGAACTGCAGAGACGCGAACAGCAGATGCGAAGTGCACAGTACAGTA ctcGTGTTAACAACTGGCCACCCTTACCAAGCTTCTGCCCAATGCAGCCATGTTTCTATCAAGATTTCGCAGTTGACATTCCCCTGGAGTTCCAACGTATCGTCAAAATTGGCTACTACATTTGGATAA CTTATGTGACTCTGCTGTTCTGCAACGTCATAGTGTCATTTATGTTATTGCTGTCTGGAACTGAAAGCACTGGAGGAGTAGTCTTCGGCTTATCCATTCTTTTTGTAATCATTTGGACACCGTGCTCATTTGTATGCTGGTATCGGCCTGTTTATAAGGCATTCAG AAGTGACAGTTCCTTCAGTTTCTTTATGTTCTTCTTTGTCTTTGGTGTACAATTTCTGTGTACCGTTGTGCAAGCGATAGGAATCGACCAATGGGGATCATG TGGTTGGATTAATGGCTTTACCACCATCGGTGAAGCCGCAGGAGCGTTTCCTACTGCAGTTGGCGTCATGATGCTCATCATGGGACTGCTATTCACACTACTTGCCATAGGCATGGCTGTTTATCTCACAAGG GTACATGGCTTGTACCGGAGCACAGGGGCCAGTTTCCAGAAAGCCCAGGAGGAGTTTGCGCGAGGAGTAGTGACCAACCCTGGTGTTCAGTCTGCAGCTAAGGATGCCGGTAGAGCAGCAGCAACTGGTGCTGCTGATGCCGCTGTGGGTGGTGTTAGTGCATCCTTGAGTCCACAGAGCAtgaataaaatgtaa